The following coding sequences are from one Thermostaphylospora chromogena window:
- a CDS encoding ABC transporter permease has product MKTVAAGAFAADHRPGSARSLVKRLGEFTQQPTLVASWIVVLVVIGWAIAPGLFTSYSPYDGDAAASFMPPSAEHWFGTDRLGRDLFARSVYGAHTTLTATLLAVLIAFGVGTLVGLIAGFAGGVVDTAVMRVVDVFLAVPSLLLAMVVVSVLGYSTQNIALAVGVSSIASFARVMRAQVLAVMTQDYVKAAYGLGVGRLGVMLRHVVPNSLSSVIALAALEVGTAVLAVASLGFLGYGAPPPHPEWGLLVAEGRDYVAVHPWASIMPGVTLAVVVIATHRISTSYRKDYRR; this is encoded by the coding sequence GTGAAGACCGTCGCAGCCGGCGCGTTCGCCGCGGACCATCGGCCCGGCTCGGCCCGCTCGCTCGTCAAGCGCCTCGGTGAGTTCACGCAGCAGCCGACGCTCGTGGCCTCGTGGATCGTCGTGCTGGTCGTGATCGGCTGGGCGATCGCCCCCGGCCTGTTCACCTCCTACAGCCCTTACGACGGTGACGCCGCGGCGAGCTTCATGCCGCCGAGCGCGGAGCACTGGTTCGGCACCGACCGGCTGGGCCGGGATCTGTTCGCCCGCAGCGTGTACGGCGCGCACACGACTTTGACCGCGACCTTGCTGGCCGTTCTCATCGCCTTCGGCGTCGGCACGCTCGTCGGGCTGATCGCCGGTTTCGCCGGAGGGGTCGTCGACACGGCCGTCATGCGCGTGGTCGACGTGTTCCTGGCCGTTCCCAGCCTGCTGCTGGCGATGGTGGTGGTCTCCGTCCTGGGTTACTCCACGCAGAACATCGCCCTGGCGGTCGGTGTCTCCTCCATCGCCTCGTTCGCGCGGGTGATGAGAGCCCAAGTGCTCGCGGTCATGACCCAGGACTACGTCAAGGCGGCGTACGGCCTGGGCGTCGGCCGGTTGGGCGTGATGCTCCGGCACGTCGTCCCCAACTCGCTCAGCTCGGTGATCGCGTTGGCGGCGCTCGAGGTCGGGACGGCGGTGCTCGCCGTCGCCTCGCTCGGCTTCCTCGGCTACGGGGCACCGCCGCCGCACCCGGAGTGGGGCCTGCTGGTGGCCGAGGGCCGCGACTACGTCGCGGTCCACCCATGGGCCTCGATCATGCCCGGCGTGACGCTCGCGGTCGTCGTCATCGCCACCCACCGCATCAGCACCTCGTACCGGAAGGATTACCGCCGATGA
- a CDS encoding dipeptide ABC transporter ATP-binding protein, with amino-acid sequence MTGPPEEKRNPLLQISELTIDYRTGRRRWTPAVRGVDLHVEPGEFVSLVGESGSGKSTLIHGALGLLPASARIRSGSIAYSGVDVTGWNDQRMARVRGNYVGFIPQDPNTSLNPVKKIGRQVIEAVRFNEPTAGTAAQHREAALESLRAAGLTDAERVFHQYPHELSGGMKQRALIAIALAGKPKIIMADEPTSALDVTVQKVILDHLVRLREELGIGILLVTHDLGVALDRSDRILVMRNGEIVEEGPVRRVLENTTNAYTRRLLDAAPARHAGRLEPTSGARPARATAPVVLRARALTKTYRLRGQGRRRELRALDGVDLVVRKGTTHAIVGESGAGKSTLASILVRFASADSGTVHIGDLELTGLPRRRLRDIRRDLQFVFQNPFTSLDPRFTVGKIIAEPLRAFGLAAGRRERTARVVELLKAVALDESYLDRLPSQLSGGQRQRVAIARALALNPEILVLDEAVSALDVSAQAQILQLLVDLQAEFGLSYVFVTHDLGVVRLIADDVTVMKSGVVVETGPVDQVFRSPRHEYTRRLLEAVPGARLAAATR; translated from the coding sequence ATGACGGGCCCGCCCGAAGAGAAGCGGAACCCACTGCTGCAGATCAGCGAACTCACGATCGACTATCGGACGGGGCGCCGCCGGTGGACGCCCGCCGTCCGCGGCGTCGACCTCCACGTGGAGCCGGGCGAGTTCGTCTCGCTCGTGGGAGAGTCCGGCTCGGGTAAGTCCACCCTGATCCACGGCGCGCTCGGCCTGCTGCCGGCCTCCGCGCGGATCCGGTCCGGCTCGATCGCCTACTCCGGCGTCGACGTCACCGGCTGGAACGACCAGCGGATGGCGCGGGTGCGAGGCAACTACGTGGGTTTCATCCCCCAGGACCCCAACACCTCGCTCAACCCGGTCAAGAAGATCGGGCGGCAGGTGATCGAGGCGGTCCGGTTCAACGAGCCCACGGCCGGCACCGCGGCGCAGCACAGGGAGGCGGCTTTGGAGAGCCTGCGCGCCGCGGGCCTCACCGACGCCGAGCGGGTGTTCCACCAATACCCTCACGAACTCAGCGGCGGCATGAAGCAGCGCGCGCTCATCGCGATCGCGCTCGCGGGCAAGCCGAAGATCATCATGGCCGACGAGCCCACCAGCGCGCTCGACGTCACCGTCCAGAAGGTCATCCTCGATCACCTGGTACGGCTGCGCGAGGAGCTCGGCATCGGCATCCTCCTGGTCACCCATGACCTCGGCGTCGCCCTGGACCGCTCAGACCGGATCCTGGTCATGCGAAACGGCGAGATCGTGGAGGAAGGCCCGGTACGCCGCGTTCTGGAGAACACCACGAACGCCTACACCCGCCGGCTGCTCGACGCGGCCCCCGCGCGGCACGCCGGCCGGCTCGAACCGACGTCCGGTGCGCGGCCGGCCCGCGCGACCGCGCCGGTGGTGCTGCGGGCACGCGCGCTCACCAAGACCTACCGCCTGCGCGGCCAGGGCCGAAGGCGTGAGCTGCGGGCGCTGGACGGCGTCGACCTGGTCGTGCGCAAGGGCACCACGCACGCGATCGTCGGGGAGTCCGGCGCGGGCAAGTCGACGCTGGCGAGCATCCTGGTCCGTTTCGCCTCCGCCGACAGCGGCACGGTGCACATCGGCGACCTGGAGCTGACCGGCCTGCCTCGCAGGCGGCTGCGGGATATCCGCCGGGATCTGCAGTTCGTGTTCCAGAACCCGTTCACCTCGCTCGACCCCCGGTTCACGGTAGGAAAGATCATCGCCGAGCCGCTGCGCGCCTTCGGCCTGGCCGCCGGCAGGCGGGAGCGGACGGCCCGGGTGGTCGAGCTGCTGAAGGCGGTGGCGCTGGACGAGAGCTACCTGGACCGGCTCCCGAGCCAGCTCTCCGGCGGCCAGCGGCAGCGGGTCGCGATCGCGCGGGCGCTCGCGCTCAACCCCGAGATCCTGGTGCTCGACGAGGCGGTGAGCGCGCTCGACGTGTCGGCCCAGGCCCAGATCCTGCAGCTGCTGGTCGATCTGCAGGCCGAGTTCGGACTCAGCTACGTGTTCGTGACCCACGATCTCGGCGTCGTCCGTCTGATCGCCGACGACGTCACCGTGATGAAGAGCGGCGTCGTGGTCGAGACCGGCCCGGTCGATCAGGTGTTCCGTTCGCCTCGTCACGAGTACACCCGGCGGCTGCTGGAGGCGGTCCCCGGAGCCCGCCTCGCCGCCGCCACACGCTGA